From Micromonospora rifamycinica, a single genomic window includes:
- a CDS encoding cell wall-active antibiotics response protein, translating to MAEPDQGYRPTAGGQRPVFEPVIEVTGDPVDVEVTGDPASDRPPRSPWPRGARWLAAAAALVVALGAIAVVVTMANPDRLGVVFSGGSDAPPVTVGGGPGGAGAAETAAGRAATAPVGGLRRATFELMDGVTSFRLRVDDLGADLYRISSPADAGLTPRPEVSGDRVQLRVTRRDEPGRGVVDVVLNSRLTWRLRLIGGVSDHVLDLSAARLSGVELIGGAARIDLRLPPTKGTRTVRMTGGVNQFVVRAPDGPPVRIRASAGAGSVVWYGDRRDGLARGATVGSADWDRSPDRLYLDLVAGANAVTVVED from the coding sequence ATGGCGGAGCCGGATCAGGGGTACCGTCCGACGGCGGGCGGACAACGACCGGTCTTCGAGCCGGTGATCGAGGTGACCGGTGATCCGGTCGACGTCGAGGTGACCGGTGATCCGGCGAGCGACCGGCCGCCCCGATCGCCGTGGCCCCGCGGGGCGCGCTGGCTGGCCGCCGCCGCGGCGCTGGTGGTCGCGCTCGGCGCGATCGCGGTGGTGGTGACCATGGCGAACCCGGACCGGCTGGGGGTGGTCTTCTCCGGGGGGAGCGACGCACCGCCGGTGACGGTGGGCGGCGGACCCGGTGGTGCCGGGGCAGCCGAAACCGCAGCCGGGCGGGCCGCGACCGCGCCGGTCGGCGGGTTACGCCGGGCGACCTTCGAGCTGATGGACGGGGTGACCTCGTTCCGGCTGCGCGTCGACGACCTCGGTGCCGACCTGTACCGGATCAGCAGCCCGGCCGACGCGGGCCTGACCCCCCGGCCCGAGGTGTCCGGTGACCGGGTGCAACTGCGGGTCACCCGGCGGGACGAGCCCGGCCGGGGTGTCGTCGACGTGGTGCTCAACTCGCGGCTGACCTGGCGGCTACGGCTGATCGGCGGGGTCAGCGACCATGTCCTCGACCTGTCCGCGGCCCGGCTGTCCGGGGTGGAGCTGATCGGCGGGGCGGCCCGGATCGACCTGCGGTTGCCGCCGACGAAGGGCACCCGCACCGTACGGATGACCGGGGGCGTCAACCAGTTCGTGGTCCGGGCGCCGGACGGCCCGCCGGTCCGGATCCGGGCCAGCGCCGGCGCCGGCAGCGTGGTCTGGTACGGCGACCGGCGGGACGGGCTGGCCCGGGGGGCCACCGTCGGATCGGCGGACTGGGACCGGTCGCCCGATCGGCTCTACCTCGACCTCGTGGCCGGAGCCAACGCGGTCACCGTCGTCGAGGACTGA
- a CDS encoding DUF2795 domain-containing protein produces MASRTPVLRYLSGLDYPAEKDAVVRQAERLGAPPEVLQALRALPPVDYADDAQVARSAAVEAAPEISTARRTRPAETRHPRRLAQHLRSI; encoded by the coding sequence ATGGCCAGTCGGACCCCAGTCCTGCGGTACCTGTCCGGCCTGGACTACCCGGCGGAGAAGGACGCCGTGGTACGCCAGGCGGAGCGCTTGGGCGCACCGCCGGAGGTGCTACAGGCGTTGCGGGCGCTGCCGCCGGTGGACTACGCCGACGACGCCCAGGTGGCCCGCTCCGCCGCCGTCGAGGCCGCCCCGGAGATCAGCACGGCCCGACGCACACGCCCGGCGGAAACCAGACACCCCCGGCGATTGGCCCAACACCTCCGCAGCATCTGA
- a CDS encoding pirin family protein: MDRTESLPAQTRPPGVVPEDPGSVLLPGHDVPLGRYTTVRRLLPQRVRRMVGAWCFVDHFGPDDVAQRPGMEVPPHPHTGLQTVTWLLDGEIVHRDSLGNVQPIRPGQLNVMTSGHGIAHSERSPAARPPVMHGVQLWVALPDPARAGAADFAHHADLPRWRDGDWDHTLLVGELAGERSPAVVHTPLLGAQLEARGPAPATLRLRSGFEYALLAMSGQARVDGLTLEPGALLYLGTGRDRLAVAADPGSRLMLLGGEPFDEPLVMWWNFVGRSHEEVATAREDWMAGRRFGPVTDDAAPPLPAPEMPGVRLKARDRRGDLHG; the protein is encoded by the coding sequence GTGGACCGTACCGAATCGTTGCCGGCGCAGACCCGACCACCCGGCGTCGTCCCCGAAGACCCGGGCAGCGTGCTGCTGCCCGGCCACGACGTGCCACTGGGGCGCTACACCACGGTGCGCCGGCTGCTGCCGCAACGGGTGCGCCGGATGGTCGGGGCGTGGTGCTTCGTGGACCACTTCGGCCCGGACGACGTCGCGCAGCGGCCGGGGATGGAGGTGCCGCCGCATCCGCACACCGGCCTGCAGACGGTGACCTGGCTGCTCGACGGCGAGATCGTGCACCGGGACAGTCTCGGCAACGTCCAGCCGATCCGGCCCGGCCAGCTCAACGTGATGACCTCCGGGCACGGCATCGCCCACTCCGAACGCTCGCCCGCCGCCCGTCCGCCGGTGATGCACGGCGTACAACTGTGGGTGGCGCTGCCCGACCCGGCGCGGGCCGGCGCGGCCGACTTCGCCCACCACGCCGACCTGCCCCGGTGGCGCGACGGCGACTGGGACCACACCCTGCTCGTCGGTGAGCTGGCCGGTGAGCGGTCCCCGGCGGTGGTGCACACCCCGCTGCTCGGCGCGCAGCTGGAGGCGCGCGGCCCGGCGCCGGCGACGCTGCGCCTACGGTCCGGTTTCGAGTACGCCCTGTTGGCGATGTCCGGCCAGGCCCGGGTGGACGGGCTGACCCTGGAGCCCGGTGCGCTGCTCTACCTGGGGACGGGGCGGGACCGGCTGGCCGTGGCCGCCGACCCGGGCAGCCGGCTGATGCTGCTCGGCGGCGAGCCGTTCGACGAGCCCCTCGTCATGTGGTGGAACTTCGTCGGCCGCTCGCACGAGGAGGTGGCCACCGCCCGGGAGGACTGGATGGCCGGCCGTCGCTTCGGCCCGGTCACCGACGACGCGGCCCCGCCGCTGCCCGCCCCGGAGATGCCCGGCGTCCGGCTGAAGGCCCGGGACCGGCGGGGTGACCTGCACGGCTGA